The following nucleotide sequence is from Mesobacillus jeotgali.
AATTATGCTTCTTCCTTCAGGTGCATCGGCCCATTTTCTAGGCTACGATTCAGTCGACGGCAAGGAAATCCGCTGGGGAACTTACCATGGAACTACAAAATGGACAACCGCCAGGAACGCAGCGATCTCTACCTGGAACGGAATCAATCCAATCAATATTCTTGGCGATACATCCTCTACCATCGAGGATCTATCCTTTAAGGATGCTAATCGCTCAGATGTAACCTGGGCTGGATTATATAGCAATTTATCTGGCGCAGACAGAATCCAGTTGAACAACTATTATCTAAATGGCTATACAACCGCTAAGAGGCAGAATGTCTTCACACATGAACTGGGACATGCACTGGGACTGGCACATAGCTACTCTGATCAAATCATGCACAAATATGTCACCTCCAAGACTAGCTTAGGCTCACACGACAAATCTGACTACCATTCCCTTTGGGGCTATTAATTTAAAGGAGGAATCGCTACCATGAAAAAGATTACGATCTCACTAACTCTAGCAGCCGTCATTACAGGCGGATTTTTAGGTGCAAATTATATAAATAACCAACAAGCAAGTGCAGATAACGTTGTCGTAAGGGAAGCACATGCAAATTTCATTGATGATTTTTCAGATAAAAGAAAGCTTGTAGGAGCAACGGATAATGTTTTCATTGGAAAAGTCATCGAACAGGCTGGATCAAAATCGTTGGATGGCGGTCCAGAGACACAGTTTACAGTGGAAGTCATCTCGACGGTAAAAGGTAAATTGTCTGGTGAGGTTCTTGTCAATCAACAAGGGGGTTACCTGGAAAATGAAGAAGGAGAAACAGAACTTCTTCTAATTGAAGACGACCAGCTTCTTGTACCAGGTGAAACATATTTATTCGCAACAAGATACTTAGAATCTGAAAACTGGCATACTGTAGTCCCAGCTTACGGGGACATCAAAATCGACAGCGAAGCTAAAAAATCTGAAATTATGAAGGCCTTCAAGGAAGCATACAAGAACCAGGTTATACCAGCAGACTTAAAGGATAAAAAATAAAGTCGAGCTCAAAGGTGTAGATAATTTTCTACACCTTTTTTATCGGCTAGTCTGGCACTTTATTGCCGGAACATTGCCAGTTTGTCCTGCACCAATTGAATATAATCTTCCTTTTCCTGAAGAGTAAAAATCGCACCAGCCTGCTGCAGGAAATAAATACCCTGTGTCACATCGCCCCGCTCAGCAAAAATAAACCCTTTTTGATAAAGAAGCTCCCCCAGCAAATAATTCGAATCATTCTCAAGTGCTAAAGAAATCCCTTTGTCAGCGACAGATAATGCACTATTACCATCAGCGAGTTTGTAATAAATTTTACTTAAATTATAGTAAACCCTGATTAAGATTGAAAAATCCATTGGATATAAAGCTTTATTATAAATTTCCTGAGCTCTCAAAAATGATTCCTTCGCCGCTTCCCACGCCCCTTTTTCCCCATAGATGATCCCGGTACTATTGATGATCTGTATATCCTGCTCAGTCGCCTGGATGGAATCCTTTAAATTCAGCGCAGCCTTCAAAGCTTCTATAGCCTGCTCAAAATCATGGTCCAAATAGTAAATACAAACTCCCTCTATAAATATTGATATATCAACGGTTTGACCCGTTGGTGGGATGTCAAAAAAATATTTTCCGACATACACCCTAACAGATATTAATAAATATGTGATTCTCTTACAATTGGTGGGTACGCTACGCGGTCACTACTGGATAATGATGGTAAGTAGTGATTGTTAGATATACGATGCACAATGGATCTCTGCGTAGCTTATGATGACGTACCCTCCCATGTCTCTGGGCATCAAAGTGCCTACATTCCTTCGTTCGGTCTAGTCATAAGGCAGAGGCTAGCGAAGCTCCTTTAGGGACTCGAGGTCGGATGGTGTTTATAGTGCCAGCTTCTCCGTGTCATCCTGTTGTCTAGGTCTTTTAAAGGGATGCAGGACTTTACATAGCCTCTGCGAGACTAGGAATATCCTTCATCATTCGCTTTGCGTCAAACGCTTTGTGCTTCGTGCTAATCCCGTGGAGAACTTTTAAGAGTTTCCCGCATAGGACCACGATGGATTGTTTCTTGCGTAACGGATTGTCCTTACGATTTGTGTAATACTCATGTAGCTTTCTAAAGGCATCATTATGACGAACCATAGGCATCATCACTCGGAATAAGAGCGCTCGAAGCTTTCTTCTGCCCCTTTTGGAGATTCTCTTTTGTCCTTTGTGCTGGCCGGATGAATTTTCCCGTAATGTCAATCCCGCGAGTTTGATTAGTTGGCGTGGATCTTCATAGTGAGAAAAGCTTCCGATTTCAGCGAGTAAATCAACAATCGTGGTATTTCCAAGGCCAGGAACAGTTGAGAGCCATTCGTATTCCACTGATGTTTTAACAAGGTCGACCAGGTGCTGCGTAATGCTTTCAATCTCCTGTTCCAACTGGTGGTAACGGCGAACGAGTGTGGCGATTTCAATACGGGCCATCTCCCGCCCTTCTGTTACCCCAATCGAGTCTGAAGCGAGTTCTATGAGTCGTATGGCTTTCGGCCTTTGGGGGGATTTGAGCCCCTCGACCTTACGGTAAAGTGCCAATACTTCATCCGGTTGTTTCTGATGAAGATCGGCCGGAAATGGTGTGCACTCCAGGACAGCCATTGCCATCTTCCCGAATGACGGGAAGACCTGGGTGAACTCAGGAAAATAGCGATCGATCCAGCGAATAATCATGTTTTTGACAGACCCAAGTTCCTCGGTCAACTTGCTTCTGAACGTTGAACCCACACGGAGTTCAGCCTCCATATCCTTTAGGATGCGAGGATAACTGAAGCGCCCGTCCTTGATTAAGCGAGCGATTACCAGGGCATCCTTGCGATCATGTTTGGTTGGCAGGTTATCATCCAACTCCTTTGATCGCTTGACGTGCATAGGGTTGGTCATCGCCAGGGGAATGCCCCGTTCCTCAAGGAAATAGGCTAGATTTAGCCAATAATGGCCGGTTGGTTCAATCCCGACAATGACCTCCGTCTTTTTATATTCTTTCATGGCAGTCAAAATACGCTGGTAAAAACTTTCGAAACCCTGGCTGGACTGTAATACCGAGAAAGACTTTCGGAGCACACGTCCACGGTCATCGACAAAGCAGGCGAAATGTTTTCGCTTCGCAATATCGATTCCGATTACGAGTGTATTTTCGGTGACTTGATTTATTTTCTGATTTTGTTTAAAATCCATGTTGGAGTCCTCCTTGGTTACCTAAGTTAGGGGTCATCTCGGTCCACGATTTGACACCCCGTATCATACCAAGAGGGCTCTTTTTTGTTCAAGTCCCCGAAAATCCTTCTAACAGGAATGCTCCTTTATGCCAGGAAATGAATTGCTTTTCCTCAATATTTTGAAAAGATGGATGCTTCTCAAGTTTACTGATTATCCTTTTTACTTCCCTATAGTCCTTCTTTTTGATATGTTCCCGTACTCTATATTTCGATTGGGTGACAAACTCATAATGTTCCTTGGAAATTTGATTGATGAAGTGGTTGGTGTTGATACCTAATCTTTCGGAAATATTCACTAGCGTGTGTATATACGGACTGATTTCCCCTGTTTCAATCTTACTGATCTGCGATTGACTGCAAATTCCGCTGGCGAGATCTTTTTGACTGATTCCAAGTTTAACTCTTATGGAATGTATCGATTCACCTAGATTTTTAAAATTAAATTCTCCCATATGTATTTCTCCTATCCTATCTTTGAATATTCCTATAAGAATATTCGTTATCGATAACAAGGGATTTTATCGGAAAATTCCAACAAAATAACCCAAAAATCGCTTGTAAGTAAAAATACCTATAATTTCATACCATGGTATATTTTTCTCAGGAGGGATTATGATGAAAAAACTATCTAAAATTTTATTCGGAATTGCCATTCTAGGTATTATGTCATTTGCTGTTCCTGTCGCCCAAACTTCCGCACATGCAGAAGCACCAACGCCAACTGTTGATCTGCCATTCGAACACTAAAATGCTCTAAGTTAATAATATACTTAAAATGAAATATTTGTAAAAGACAAACTAGAATGTAACCATTTTACACGCTGGAATATCACAGCGTGTCTTTTTTTGCGCAGCGCAACGAAATAATAACTGATAAATATCCAATGCTAATACAAAATTGTAAGACGATTGAAATTTATCATGAAAAAAGACCCTTTCTATTAAAATCAGATATTGATATACTAAAAAAATGAGTGAATTGTTATATTTTTCTTCTTATTCCAATAAAAATAAACAGGAGCATATATACTATGGTTTTTGATGGTATTATTTTAGCAGTTATTGTCGGATATCTTCGGAAAGGCTGCCTTAAATCTCTTGCAACTTTGAAGTTAAAATTCGGCTGGGTATTCCCGCTTCTTTTGCTCGTCCAGATTGCCGTTTTTTCACTTCAGAATGAAATCCCTGCTCTTGGCCAGGCAAGTGGCTTTATATTTATGCTCGTATATATTGCAGGTTTGTTCTTTTTGGCAATGAATTGGCACTATAAGGGGTTTGCGATTATTTTCATAGGCGTATTCTTGAATTTCCTGGTAATGGCTG
It contains:
- a CDS encoding matrixin family metalloprotease: MKKFIKKGIIVGALGIMLLPSGASAHFLGYDSVDGKEIRWGTYHGTTKWTTARNAAISTWNGINPINILGDTSSTIEDLSFKDANRSDVTWAGLYSNLSGADRIQLNNYYLNGYTTAKRQNVFTHELGHALGLAHSYSDQIMHKYVTSKTSLGSHDKSDYHSLWGY
- a CDS encoding IS110 family transposase, with protein sequence MDFKQNQKINQVTENTLVIGIDIAKRKHFACFVDDRGRVLRKSFSVLQSSQGFESFYQRILTAMKEYKKTEVIVGIEPTGHYWLNLAYFLEERGIPLAMTNPMHVKRSKELDDNLPTKHDRKDALVIARLIKDGRFSYPRILKDMEAELRVGSTFRSKLTEELGSVKNMIIRWIDRYFPEFTQVFPSFGKMAMAVLECTPFPADLHQKQPDEVLALYRKVEGLKSPQRPKAIRLIELASDSIGVTEGREMARIEIATLVRRYHQLEQEIESITQHLVDLVKTSVEYEWLSTVPGLGNTTIVDLLAEIGSFSHYEDPRQLIKLAGLTLRENSSGQHKGQKRISKRGRRKLRALLFRVMMPMVRHNDAFRKLHEYYTNRKDNPLRKKQSIVVLCGKLLKVLHGISTKHKAFDAKRMMKDIPSLAEAM
- a CDS encoding helix-turn-helix domain-containing protein, which encodes MGEFNFKNLGESIHSIRVKLGISQKDLASGICSQSQISKIETGEISPYIHTLVNISERLGINTNHFINQISKEHYEFVTQSKYRVREHIKKKDYREVKRIISKLEKHPSFQNIEEKQFISWHKGAFLLEGFSGT
- a CDS encoding Phr family secreted Rap phosphatase inhibitor, translated to MKKLSKILFGIAILGIMSFAVPVAQTSAHAEAPTPTVDLPFEH